The Flavobacteriales bacterium genomic sequence CTTGGCAACATCTGCCGGTCTCCCCTGGCGGAGGGGATCATGCAGGCAAAGGCACTCGAGTATAACCTGAATATCGAAGTCGACTCGGCAGGTACTTCAGGTTGGCACGAAGGCGAACATCCCGACCGCCGGGCCACACAAACCGCGAGCAAATACGGTGTAAATATTTCAGCTCAACGCTCACGACCATTATCTACTTCGGATTTTGATCAATTCGACCGGATTTATGTCATGGACCATCAAAACCTGGCTGATGCGCAGGCCATGGCACAACCTCACCATCACACAAAAATCCGGCTGATTCTTTCGACCGTTTACCCCAACAACACCCCGGCCGTACCCGACCCCTATCATGGTGGAGACGAAGGTTTCGACAATGTATTTCATATGTTGGAACAGGCTTGTGACCAGATCGCCCGTGAAATCAGCCAAAGGTAACCTCTTCCTCATCCCCACTCCGATTACGGACGGGAAACCCGAATTGCAACTTTCACAGGAAGTAAAAGAAGCGGTGACACAATGCCATATTTTCCTCGTTGAGAACATTCGATCCGCCACCCGATTTCTGTCGTCCTACCTTGATAAAGAGACCATGCACAATGTGGTGATCGAAGAAATCACCAATGAACTTTCAGACGACGAAGTATTACAAATGTTGTTGCCACTTACGGAAGGAACGCATGCCGGTATCCTCTCCGAAGCAGGCATGCCGTGTATTGCCGATCCCGGAGCCAGGATTGTTTCAATGGCACATACAATTGGTATAGCGGTTCGTCCACTGGCCGGCCCCTCCTCCATTTTTATGGCACTGGTAGCATCCGGATTCAACGGACAACAGTTTGTTTTTCATGGTTACCTTCCTCGTGATTCGGGACAAAGGAGACAAGCCATCTTTCATATTGAAAAAGATAGCACCCATCGTGGTTATACGCAGATTTGCATGGAAACACCTTACCGGAACATGGCACTGTTTGAAGACCTGATCAGGATCCTGAAGCCGAATACTT encodes the following:
- a CDS encoding low molecular weight phosphotyrosine protein phosphatase, producing MVCLGNICRSPLAEGIMQAKALEYNLNIEVDSAGTSGWHEGEHPDRRATQTASKYGVNISAQRSRPLSTSDFDQFDRIYVMDHQNLADAQAMAQPHHHTKIRLILSTVYPNNTPAVPDPYHGGDEGFDNVFHMLEQACDQIAREISQR
- a CDS encoding SAM-dependent methyltransferase — its product is MKSAKGNLFLIPTPITDGKPELQLSQEVKEAVTQCHIFLVENIRSATRFLSSYLDKETMHNVVIEEITNELSDDEVLQMLLPLTEGTHAGILSEAGMPCIADPGARIVSMAHTIGIAVRPLAGPSSIFMALVASGFNGQQFVFHGYLPRDSGQRRQAIFHIEKDSTHRGYTQICMETPYRNMALFEDLIRILKPNTLLCVAAGLGGKNSFIRTKSVSEWKSSSPPIQKIPCIFLILASHKQVPNKHTRRK